The following coding sequences are from one Salinicoccus sp. Bachu38 window:
- a CDS encoding RNA-binding S4 domain-containing protein produces MRLDKFLKVSRVIKRRTLAKEISDEGRVKVNNRAAKAGTDLSVGDIVEIEFGRKIVTLEVVQLEAHAKKEDADRMYKIIKEQKIEKDSSFL; encoded by the coding sequence ATGAGACTTGATAAATTTCTGAAAGTGTCCAGAGTGATCAAAAGGCGTACACTTGCCAAGGAAATCAGTGATGAAGGCCGGGTGAAGGTCAATAACAGGGCGGCAAAGGCAGGAACGGACCTCTCTGTCGGGGACATCGTCGAGATAGAGTTTGGCAGGAAGATCGTCACGCTGGAAGTGGTGCAGCTCGAAGCGCATGCGAAGAAGGAAGATGCCGATCGGATGTACAAGATAATAAAAGAACAGAAAATTGAAAAGGATTCCAGTTTTCTCTAG
- a CDS encoding MazG nucleotide pyrophosphohydrolase domain-containing protein has product MKHIEIIGLGSSDLDQMPLGIWRRLENAGRIHLRTKDHPAVSALAELGVELVDFDHLYEQNETFEATYHAIVAALMEEAEQGEVLYAVPGHPLFYETTTELLIERERNGEVTLAISGGQSFIDAVITALKVPVNEGFQVLDGTSFKAGELDYHQHTLITQVYDQYSLGEAKLSLLDYYPAETRVEVVDAAGSAEEQVYSMALHEIDHLDIQSNLLCLYIPRVEDSSMAQRDIHHMTEIFDILVGEEGCPWDKVQTHESIERHLIEETYEVIEAIERQDDDAIVEELGDILLQVALHSAIGKKNGYFDFYDVLDSLNAKVVRRHPHVFGEASVESLDDLSRVWSEAKAKEGKKEKVKYEKAYGEIVLEWMKETIHHERALEDILKEGGDRDET; this is encoded by the coding sequence ATGAAGCATATAGAAATAATCGGACTCGGGAGTTCGGATCTTGACCAGATGCCCCTCGGCATATGGCGCCGTCTGGAGAATGCCGGACGCATCCACCTGCGTACGAAGGATCATCCGGCGGTTTCGGCTTTGGCTGAACTTGGAGTGGAACTGGTTGATTTCGATCATCTGTATGAACAGAATGAAACTTTCGAGGCGACCTATCACGCCATAGTGGCGGCGCTTATGGAAGAAGCGGAGCAAGGGGAGGTGCTCTACGCTGTGCCGGGCCACCCCCTCTTCTATGAAACGACGACGGAACTTCTGATCGAACGGGAGAGGAACGGTGAAGTGACCTTGGCAATATCCGGCGGTCAGAGCTTCATCGATGCGGTCATCACCGCCCTCAAGGTGCCTGTGAATGAAGGGTTCCAGGTGCTGGACGGGACAAGCTTCAAGGCAGGTGAGCTGGACTACCATCAGCACACGCTGATTACGCAGGTCTATGACCAGTACAGCCTCGGGGAGGCCAAGCTTTCCCTTCTGGACTATTATCCGGCAGAGACCCGGGTGGAGGTCGTGGATGCTGCGGGCAGTGCCGAAGAACAGGTCTACAGCATGGCACTTCATGAAATTGATCATCTGGACATACAGAGCAATCTCCTCTGCCTCTACATCCCCCGTGTCGAGGACAGCAGCATGGCACAGCGTGACATCCATCATATGACGGAAATATTTGATATACTTGTCGGTGAAGAGGGGTGCCCGTGGGATAAGGTTCAGACACATGAATCAATCGAACGCCATCTGATCGAAGAGACTTATGAAGTGATCGAAGCGATCGAAAGGCAGGATGACGATGCAATCGTTGAAGAGCTTGGAGATATCCTCCTCCAGGTCGCCCTCCATAGCGCCATCGGCAAGAAGAACGGATATTTCGACTTCTATGATGTGCTGGACAGCCTGAATGCCAAAGTCGTCAGACGCCACCCGCATGTATTCGGTGAAGCATCGGTGGAGTCGCTTGATGACCTGAGCCGGGTGTGGTCTGAGGCGAAGGCGAAAGAAGGCAAGAAGGAGAAGGTGAAGTACGAGAAGGCATACGGTGAAATTGTATTGGAATGGATGAAGGAGACGATCCATCATGAACGTGCGCTGGAAGATATTCTAAAAGAAGGAGGGGATAGGGATGAGACTTGA
- the mfd gene encoding transcription-repair coupling factor, protein MNDKVSQKIQNDERFLEVAGHKDALNMMVTGINDDFKPALLYELVQAEDRPVVLFVQNNHQMEKLANPLMDMMDNVHTFPVGDIMIENHAKQSPEFMKSRMSSLFALAHNEPGLFVVPVHALLKPVMPKEKLLSYEKTIEVGSILDYDQFIEDLVSLGYRRMNQAVHFGEFAVRGDIIDIYMSEQLVRIELFDDEVDSLRSIDPETQRSIENIGSITMEPHAEYIIEREERAQLLGKIEALYHETRAKLDQAGMETLDEYYDTVTHPDQTFNHLVHYSRLLTDQDISILDYISDGHRVIIDEVKNMAAAYESEFNSVSSYYESMVEAGRMFKGGGNFLEGQYERLLSLRGTTYFTLFTKSMPVEMGHIVKISVRPTEIYYGQYDILASNLNRMLNDGYMINIVLRDEDEIDKTRQLLEDLKIPSYIEEIPTDSGIVLTQGTLSKGFILPFMKVAVLGSKELYNKTTRKKKRAKKISNAEKIKSYQELNVGDYVVHVHHGVGRYLGIETLEVGGIHNDYMKLQYKGTDQLYIPVDQMDLVQKYIASDDGQPKMHKLGGTEWKKTKAKVEANVNEIAEELIKLYQERSQAEGFSFSDDTDMQSSFEERFPYEPTPDQVASINEIKKDMESLRPMDRLLCGDVGYGKTEVAIRAAFKAVQDGKQVAFLVPTTILAAQHYENMIERIEDFPINVDMMSRFRTPGQLKKTKEGLKKGTVDIVVGTHKILGKDVQFKDLGLLVVDEEQRFGVRHKEKIKQLRTNVDVLTLTATPIPRTLHMSLSGVRDLSVIETPPENRFPVQTYVLEYQADFVREAIERELARDGQVFYLHNRVDTIYQKKAHVEAMVPDAEVGVMHAKMNEKEVEETMMAFVNGEYDVLVTTTIIETGVDVPNANTLIIEDADRFGLSQLYQLRGRVGRSNRISYAYLFHQPDKVLTEVAEKRLEAIKEYTELGSGFKIAMRDLNIRGAGNLLGKHQSGFIDSVGYELYSEMLETAVKEKQGGEPEPEPVNIPIDVTLDAYIPASYISHEQSKIDIYKRLRKAESIEAVRDIEDELLDRFGEYPVEVERLLQLVRIKVHALMFGIYHVKEDKRNFYLHVSKQATGQIDGEKLFMDTQDYGRIMNISVQDGEMRITIRSRDVAQLVDILEAVQDSRMEEAV, encoded by the coding sequence ATGAATGATAAAGTATCTCAGAAAATACAGAATGATGAACGCTTCCTTGAAGTCGCCGGTCACAAGGATGCATTGAATATGATGGTCACGGGCATCAACGATGATTTCAAACCGGCATTGCTGTATGAACTGGTTCAGGCTGAGGACCGGCCGGTCGTACTGTTCGTCCAGAACAACCATCAGATGGAGAAGTTGGCAAACCCATTGATGGATATGATGGATAATGTCCATACTTTCCCGGTCGGTGACATCATGATAGAAAATCATGCCAAGCAGAGCCCCGAATTCATGAAGTCGCGGATGAGCAGCCTGTTTGCTCTGGCCCATAATGAGCCGGGGCTATTTGTCGTACCTGTGCATGCACTGCTCAAGCCGGTGATGCCGAAAGAGAAGCTGCTCAGTTATGAAAAGACGATCGAAGTCGGCAGCATACTTGATTATGACCAGTTCATCGAGGATCTGGTGAGCCTCGGCTACAGAAGGATGAACCAGGCCGTCCATTTCGGTGAATTTGCAGTACGCGGAGACATCATCGACATATACATGTCGGAACAGCTTGTCAGGATTGAACTGTTCGATGATGAAGTCGATTCGCTCAGGTCCATCGATCCTGAAACACAGCGTTCAATCGAAAATATCGGTTCCATCACGATGGAACCGCACGCAGAATATATCATTGAACGTGAGGAACGTGCGCAGCTGCTTGGAAAAATAGAGGCGCTCTACCATGAGACGAGGGCGAAACTCGACCAGGCAGGCATGGAGACACTGGATGAGTACTATGACACGGTCACGCATCCGGACCAGACATTCAATCATCTCGTCCACTACAGCAGACTGCTCACCGACCAGGACATCTCCATCCTTGACTATATCAGTGACGGGCACCGCGTCATCATCGACGAAGTGAAGAACATGGCGGCAGCCTATGAATCGGAGTTCAATTCGGTCAGCAGCTACTACGAATCGATGGTGGAAGCGGGGCGGATGTTCAAGGGGGGCGGGAATTTCCTGGAAGGTCAGTACGAGCGCCTGCTCTCCCTTCGGGGCACCACCTATTTCACCCTCTTCACCAAAAGCATGCCTGTGGAGATGGGGCATATCGTCAAAATTTCGGTACGTCCGACCGAAATCTATTACGGGCAGTACGACATACTTGCCTCAAACCTCAACAGGATGCTGAATGATGGCTATATGATCAACATCGTCCTCCGTGACGAGGATGAAATCGACAAGACACGCCAGCTGCTCGAGGACTTGAAAATCCCGAGCTACATCGAAGAGATTCCAACCGATTCGGGCATTGTGCTGACCCAGGGCACCCTGTCCAAAGGGTTCATACTGCCCTTCATGAAAGTGGCTGTACTCGGTTCCAAGGAGCTGTACAACAAGACCACCCGCAAGAAGAAGCGGGCGAAGAAGATCTCCAATGCCGAAAAGATCAAATCATATCAGGAATTGAATGTCGGTGACTATGTAGTGCATGTCCACCACGGAGTGGGACGCTACCTCGGCATCGAGACGCTTGAGGTCGGCGGCATCCATAATGACTATATGAAATTGCAGTATAAAGGGACCGACCAGCTCTATATTCCGGTCGATCAGATGGACCTCGTGCAGAAATACATTGCCAGTGACGATGGCCAGCCGAAGATGCACAAGCTAGGCGGCACGGAATGGAAGAAGACGAAGGCGAAGGTCGAAGCCAATGTGAACGAAATTGCCGAAGAACTGATCAAGCTGTATCAGGAAAGAAGCCAGGCTGAAGGATTTTCTTTTTCCGACGATACGGATATGCAGTCCTCCTTCGAAGAGCGGTTCCCCTATGAACCGACGCCCGACCAGGTGGCTTCCATCAATGAAATCAAAAAGGACATGGAATCCCTGCGTCCGATGGACCGCCTGCTTTGCGGAGATGTAGGCTACGGCAAGACGGAAGTCGCGATACGGGCGGCCTTCAAGGCAGTGCAGGATGGCAAACAGGTGGCTTTCCTTGTACCGACGACCATACTTGCAGCCCAGCACTACGAAAATATGATTGAACGCATCGAAGATTTTCCGATCAACGTGGATATGATGAGCCGCTTCCGGACTCCTGGACAGCTGAAGAAGACGAAGGAAGGCCTGAAGAAGGGTACCGTCGACATCGTGGTCGGTACGCACAAGATCCTCGGAAAGGATGTCCAGTTCAAGGATCTTGGACTGCTTGTCGTCGATGAGGAGCAACGTTTTGGCGTCCGTCACAAGGAGAAGATCAAACAGCTGAGGACCAATGTGGATGTGCTGACGCTGACTGCAACGCCGATTCCAAGAACGCTGCATATGAGCCTTTCGGGGGTAAGGGACCTTTCCGTCATCGAGACACCCCCTGAGAACCGTTTCCCGGTCCAGACATATGTGCTCGAATACCAGGCGGATTTTGTACGGGAAGCGATAGAGCGTGAGCTCGCACGTGACGGCCAGGTGTTCTACCTGCATAATCGTGTGGATACGATCTATCAGAAAAAGGCGCACGTTGAAGCCATGGTCCCTGACGCAGAAGTCGGTGTCATGCATGCCAAGATGAATGAAAAGGAAGTGGAGGAGACGATGATGGCCTTCGTCAATGGCGAGTACGATGTCCTCGTCACCACCACGATCATCGAAACGGGAGTCGATGTCCCGAATGCGAACACCCTCATCATCGAGGATGCCGACCGCTTCGGGCTGAGCCAGCTCTATCAGCTGCGCGGCCGTGTGGGGCGGAGCAACCGCATCAGCTATGCCTATCTCTTCCATCAGCCCGACAAGGTGCTGACCGAAGTGGCTGAAAAAAGGCTTGAAGCGATCAAGGAGTACACGGAACTCGGCAGCGGCTTCAAAATTGCGATGCGCGATCTGAACATCCGTGGTGCAGGCAATCTGCTCGGAAAACACCAGTCCGGATTCATCGATTCGGTCGGCTATGAGCTCTATTCCGAAATGCTCGAGACGGCGGTCAAGGAGAAGCAGGGCGGAGAGCCGGAACCGGAACCGGTCAACATACCGATCGATGTGACGCTGGATGCCTATATACCGGCCTCCTATATTTCCCATGAACAATCCAAGATCGACATCTACAAACGTCTGAGGAAGGCGGAGTCGATAGAAGCAGTACGCGATATCGAAGATGAACTGCTGGACCGCTTCGGGGAATACCCGGTGGAGGTGGAGCGTCTGCTGCAGCTCGTACGGATCAAGGTCCATGCATTGATGTTCGGCATCTATCACGTCAAAGAGGACAAGCGCAATTTCTATCTTCACGTATCAAAGCAGGCGACCGGGCAGATCGACGGTGAGAAACTGTTCATGGATACGCAGGATTATGGGCGTATCATGAACATATCCGTCCAGGATGGGGAGATGAGGATCACCATCCGGAGCCGGGATGTCGCCCAGCTTGTCGACATATTGGAAGCAGTGCAGGATAGCAGAATGGAGGAAGCGGTATGA
- the pth gene encoding aminoacyl-tRNA hydrolase, with the protein MKCVIGLGNPGKKYDNTRHNIGFMAVDHMADMLGIEMTNKKFKCLIGVGYHKGEKVMLVKPQTFMNLSGEGVRPLIDYYKVDVDDILVLYDDLDLPVGRLRLRKKGSGGGHNGIKSLNQHLGTEKYKRIRIGIDRPAPGASIPGYVLARFPKSEQPLIEKVITRTSEASAAFLTQPFEEVMTEYNGDVDE; encoded by the coding sequence ATGAAATGCGTAATTGGACTTGGAAATCCAGGAAAAAAGTATGATAACACGAGGCATAATATCGGCTTCATGGCTGTGGACCATATGGCTGATATGCTCGGAATCGAAATGACAAACAAGAAATTCAAATGCCTTATCGGCGTCGGCTACCACAAAGGCGAGAAGGTGATGCTCGTCAAGCCCCAGACTTTCATGAATTTGAGTGGCGAGGGCGTGCGTCCGCTCATCGACTACTACAAGGTGGATGTGGATGATATCCTTGTGTTGTATGATGATCTCGATCTGCCTGTCGGCAGGTTGCGTCTCAGGAAGAAAGGGAGTGGCGGCGGCCACAATGGCATCAAGTCGCTCAACCAGCATCTCGGGACCGAAAAGTACAAGCGGATCAGAATCGGCATCGACCGCCCGGCGCCCGGTGCATCCATACCCGGGTATGTTCTTGCCAGATTTCCCAAAAGTGAGCAGCCCCTGATAGAAAAGGTCATCACACGCACTTCCGAAGCATCGGCTGCCTTTCTGACGCAGCCATTCGAAGAAGTGATGACGGAATATAACGGTGATGTAGATGAATGA
- a CDS encoding 50S ribosomal protein L25/general stress protein Ctc — protein MANLATTNREGKTKRSEVTELRTTGKIPAILYGYQVENTPVAVDENEFIKVIREVGRNGVIDLDVSGKPVKVMVTEYQFDSLKNQITHIDFVAINMKSEVTVDVAIEVVGEAAGVQEGGVLEHPIFEVSVTATPDNIPESLEVNVEDMEIGDTLYVSDLRSKGNFTIENEDDEAVVTVVPPQKEEPEEGEEGEEVEGEESEEAAEDAEEASDEENKDEE, from the coding sequence ATGGCAAATTTGGCCACAACGAATAGAGAAGGCAAGACAAAGCGTTCAGAAGTAACTGAACTGCGCACGACAGGTAAGATTCCTGCAATTCTATATGGTTATCAGGTGGAGAATACTCCTGTAGCCGTAGATGAAAATGAATTCATCAAAGTGATCCGCGAAGTCGGACGTAACGGCGTCATCGACCTCGATGTCTCTGGCAAACCGGTAAAGGTGATGGTAACTGAGTACCAGTTCGACTCCCTTAAAAACCAGATTACACACATCGACTTTGTAGCAATCAACATGAAGTCCGAAGTTACAGTGGATGTAGCCATCGAAGTCGTTGGAGAGGCTGCGGGCGTACAGGAAGGCGGCGTGCTGGAGCACCCGATCTTCGAAGTTTCCGTTACAGCGACACCGGATAATATACCGGAATCCCTCGAAGTCAATGTAGAGGATATGGAAATCGGAGATACACTCTACGTTTCCGACCTTCGCTCCAAAGGCAACTTCACAATCGAGAACGAAGATGACGAAGCGGTCGTTACAGTCGTTCCACCTCAGAAAGAGGAGCCGGAAGAAGGCGAAGAAGGCGAAGAGGTTGAAGGCGAAGAATCCGAAGAAGCAGCAGAAGACGCGGAAGAAGCTTCCGATGAAGAGAACAAAGACGAAGAGTAA
- a CDS encoding ribose-phosphate diphosphokinase, whose product MLASSNQYKNSNLRLFSLKANEPLAEEIADHIGIPLGKCQVNRFSDEEVQINIEESVRGCDVFVVQSTSQPVNEHLMELLIMIDALKRASAATINIVMPYYGYARQDRKSRSREPITAKLVANLIETAGADRVISLDLHAPQLQGFFDIPIDHLMGVPILSDYFLENKDFNFDEVVVVSPDHGGVTRARKMADRLKTPIAIIDKRRPKPNVAEVMNIVGEIEGRTAIIIDDIIDTGGTMKLAAQALMDKGAKEVYACCTHPVLSGPAISRIEESVIKELVVTNSIQLPEDKKSDKITELSVGELMAQAIVRVYEEESVSILFDN is encoded by the coding sequence ATGTTAGCTTCTAGCAATCAGTATAAGAACTCAAATCTACGTCTTTTTTCCTTGAAGGCGAATGAACCGCTCGCAGAAGAAATTGCCGATCACATCGGGATCCCGTTGGGAAAATGCCAGGTCAATCGCTTTTCCGATGAAGAGGTCCAGATCAATATAGAAGAAAGTGTCCGCGGGTGCGACGTGTTTGTGGTCCAGTCCACAAGCCAGCCGGTCAATGAGCACCTGATGGAACTGCTGATCATGATCGACGCATTGAAACGTGCTTCTGCAGCAACGATCAACATCGTGATGCCCTACTATGGCTATGCACGCCAGGATAGGAAGAGCCGTTCCCGTGAGCCAATTACTGCAAAGCTCGTTGCCAACCTGATTGAAACAGCAGGCGCTGACCGTGTCATCTCTCTGGATCTCCATGCACCGCAACTCCAAGGGTTCTTTGACATCCCGATCGACCATCTCATGGGTGTGCCGATTTTGAGTGACTACTTCCTGGAGAACAAGGACTTCAATTTTGACGAAGTGGTGGTCGTCTCCCCCGATCATGGAGGCGTAACGCGTGCACGCAAGATGGCGGACCGTCTGAAGACACCGATTGCAATCATCGACAAGAGGCGCCCGAAGCCGAACGTCGCAGAAGTCATGAACATCGTCGGAGAGATAGAGGGGCGTACTGCAATCATCATCGATGACATCATCGATACCGGCGGTACAATGAAGCTTGCAGCGCAGGCACTGATGGACAAAGGCGCCAAAGAAGTCTATGCATGCTGCACACATCCCGTACTGTCAGGACCGGCGATTTCCAGGATTGAAGAATCAGTCATCAAGGAACTGGTCGTCACGAACTCCATCCAGCTGCCTGAAGATAAGAAAAGCGACAAGATTACAGAGCTCTCCGTCGGCGAACTGATGGCCCAGGCGATCGTCCGCGTCTATGAGGAAGAATCCGTAAGCATACTCTTCGATAATTAA
- the glmU gene encoding bifunctional UDP-N-acetylglucosamine diphosphorylase/glucosamine-1-phosphate N-acetyltransferase GlmU yields the protein MQTRAIILAAGKGTRMRSEKYKVLHEVCGTPMIQHVIGNLRKAGISEIYAVLGHGSETVSNYLGERIHKTIQEEQLGTAHAVRQWQDELQDKEGHTMVVCGDTPLISETTMQAFMDYHLKTGSKATILSSRTQTPFGYGRIIRKENGSVKRIVEEKDAADAEREIKEVSSGTFIFDNRTLFEALDEVDNDNAQNEYYLPDVISIMRDRGARVEAYVTPDFEETLGINDKVALANAEAILRKRINTLHMQNGVTLIHPEATYIDAEVEIGTDTVIHPGAIIRGKTKIGKNAVISSGSEIKDSVIGDGAEIRQSVVTESKVGRGTKIGPFAQLRPQSELGEEVKIGNFVEVKKSKLDNESKVSHLSYIGDASIGARANIGCGTITVNYDGKNKYRTEIGQDAFIGCNSNLVAPVSIGDRSFIAAGSTITDQVPEDSLAIARNRQTTKDGYYKKDN from the coding sequence ATGCAAACGAGAGCAATTATCTTGGCAGCTGGAAAAGGCACACGGATGCGGTCCGAAAAGTACAAGGTGCTGCATGAAGTATGCGGCACACCAATGATTCAGCATGTCATTGGCAATTTGAGGAAAGCGGGCATTTCAGAAATTTATGCTGTTCTTGGGCATGGTTCCGAGACAGTGAGCAATTACCTGGGGGAGCGTATTCATAAGACGATCCAGGAAGAGCAGCTTGGTACTGCACATGCAGTGCGCCAATGGCAGGACGAGCTCCAGGATAAGGAAGGACATACGATGGTCGTGTGTGGTGACACGCCGCTCATCAGCGAGACGACCATGCAGGCGTTTATGGACTATCATCTCAAGACCGGCTCCAAGGCAACCATCCTGTCTTCCCGTACCCAGACACCATTCGGCTATGGGCGGATCATCAGGAAGGAGAACGGCTCTGTCAAACGCATTGTGGAAGAGAAGGATGCAGCTGACGCTGAACGGGAAATAAAAGAAGTGAGTTCCGGAACTTTCATCTTTGATAACCGTACACTGTTCGAAGCACTCGATGAAGTGGACAATGATAATGCCCAGAATGAATACTATCTTCCGGATGTCATCTCCATCATGCGCGACAGAGGTGCGCGTGTAGAAGCCTACGTGACACCTGATTTTGAAGAGACGCTCGGCATCAATGACAAAGTCGCCCTTGCAAACGCCGAAGCAATCCTGAGAAAACGTATCAATACGCTACATATGCAGAATGGCGTAACACTGATTCATCCGGAAGCGACATACATCGATGCAGAAGTCGAGATTGGCACCGATACGGTCATTCATCCGGGAGCCATCATTCGTGGCAAAACGAAGATCGGCAAAAATGCTGTGATTTCATCCGGTTCCGAAATCAAGGATTCCGTCATTGGGGACGGGGCGGAGATCAGGCAGTCCGTCGTTACTGAATCAAAGGTCGGAAGAGGCACCAAGATTGGACCGTTCGCCCAGCTGAGGCCGCAGTCGGAACTTGGGGAAGAAGTGAAGATCGGAAACTTCGTCGAAGTGAAGAAGTCCAAGCTCGATAATGAGTCCAAAGTATCGCACCTGAGCTACATCGGGGATGCATCCATCGGTGCACGTGCCAATATCGGCTGCGGCACCATCACCGTGAATTATGATGGCAAGAACAAGTACAGGACGGAAATCGGACAGGATGCATTTATCGGATGCAATTCAAACCTGGTCGCCCCGGTCAGCATCGGAGATCGCTCCTTCATAGCCGCAGGGTCCACCATCACAGACCAAGTGCCTGAAGACAGCCTCGCTATTGCTAGAAACAGGCAGACGACAAAAGATGGATATTATAAAAAAGATAATTAA
- a CDS encoding RidA family protein: protein MEPINSSKAPEALGPYSHGMKVGQIFYSSGQIPLNLEGEIVSEDVQEQTKQVMVNVGHVLEAAGLGYGNVVKTTIFISDMNDFPLINEVYGSYFSGKLPARSCVEVSRLPKDVKVEIEVVASEANE from the coding sequence ATGGAACCCATCAATTCTTCAAAAGCACCGGAAGCACTCGGTCCATACAGCCATGGAATGAAAGTCGGACAGATATTCTATTCTTCAGGACAGATTCCACTCAACCTCGAGGGGGAGATCGTCTCAGAGGACGTCCAGGAACAGACGAAGCAGGTGATGGTGAACGTCGGCCATGTACTGGAGGCTGCAGGACTTGGGTATGGGAATGTGGTCAAGACTACGATTTTCATCAGCGATATGAATGACTTCCCGCTCATCAATGAAGTTTATGGCAGCTACTTTTCGGGTAAACTACCAGCAAGATCATGTGTAGAGGTCAGTCGTTTGCCGAAGGATGTAAAAGTAGAGATAGAAGTTGTCGCATCTGAAGCGAACGAATAA
- the purR gene encoding pur operon repressor: MKFKRSERLVFMTQHLTSHPNELIPLTYFVNKFTQAKSSISEDIRILKDVFENEGIGTVQTTAGAGGGVTFQPRISDARARETVGRFMEILKMKDRLLPGGYLYMSDIMGNPHLMSDIGELIATMYGDETIDAVVTVATKGISLANAVARKLNVPVAVIRKDNKVTEGSTVSVNYVSGSTRKIETMVLSKRTLKEGSKVLVVDDFLRAGGSISGVINLMEEFSAEVVGVSVLVEAKQVENRRFTDYTSLLKVSEIDEFNQSFLVEEGNCLEYIERRKEVSNSQSKEF, from the coding sequence ATGAAATTCAAACGCAGTGAACGTCTGGTCTTCATGACCCAGCATCTCACATCGCATCCGAACGAGCTGATTCCCCTCACTTATTTTGTCAACAAGTTCACGCAGGCAAAGTCTTCCATCAGCGAGGATATCCGGATTCTCAAAGATGTTTTTGAGAATGAAGGGATCGGTACGGTGCAGACGACGGCCGGTGCAGGCGGCGGGGTGACATTCCAGCCAAGGATAAGCGATGCGCGTGCGCGGGAGACCGTCGGCCGTTTCATGGAGATATTGAAAATGAAGGACCGGCTGCTCCCGGGAGGTTATCTGTACATGTCCGACATCATGGGCAACCCCCATCTGATGAGCGATATCGGCGAGCTGATTGCGACGATGTATGGTGATGAGACGATCGATGCCGTCGTGACGGTGGCGACGAAGGGGATTTCCCTCGCAAACGCAGTTGCAAGAAAGCTGAATGTGCCTGTGGCAGTGATCCGGAAGGATAATAAGGTGACGGAAGGCTCGACTGTCTCCGTTAATTATGTGTCGGGGTCGACACGGAAGATAGAAACGATGGTCCTGTCCAAAAGGACATTGAAGGAAGGTTCGAAAGTGCTGGTCGTGGACGACTTCCTCCGGGCGGGCGGCTCGATTTCAGGAGTCATCAATCTGATGGAGGAATTCTCCGCAGAAGTGGTCGGTGTCAGCGTACTTGTAGAAGCGAAGCAGGTGGAGAACAGACGTTTCACCGACTACACTTCGCTGCTGAAGGTATCTGAGATCGACGAGTTCAACCAGTCCTTCCTGGTAGAAGAAGGCAACTGTTTGGAGTATATTGAAAGAAGAAAAGAAGTATCCAATTCACAGTCAAAGGAGTTTTAA
- the ispE gene encoding 4-(cytidine 5'-diphospho)-2-C-methyl-D-erythritol kinase, translating to MHFETAPAKINLTLDTLYKRDDGYHEVNMVMTTVDLNDQLSFEKRTDRKIVIETEHQYVPSDRRNLAYQAAELMMDTYGITSGVTISIEKNIPIAAGLAGGSADAAATFRGINALYNLELDIDTLAELSGELGSDIPFCVYGGTALASGRGERIEHLPKPPNAWVVLAKPKVNVSTKTIYQALEPGRNVPASPKMVEAIGNRDYPLMMQVMKNDLQEVTMKKYPDVRKLIDTMLSNGADGAMMSGSGPTVFGFAHKERQATHLYNAIKGCCNEVYKVRLLG from the coding sequence ATGCATTTTGAAACAGCACCAGCCAAGATCAACCTGACTCTGGACACACTATACAAAAGGGACGATGGATATCATGAAGTGAATATGGTCATGACGACCGTCGATCTGAACGACCAGCTCTCCTTTGAGAAAAGGACTGATAGGAAAATAGTCATCGAAACTGAACACCAGTATGTCCCATCAGACCGACGCAATCTGGCATATCAGGCGGCGGAGCTCATGATGGATACATATGGCATCACCAGTGGTGTGACCATTTCAATAGAGAAGAACATACCGATTGCTGCCGGACTCGCCGGTGGATCTGCTGATGCTGCTGCAACATTCAGGGGCATCAATGCCCTGTACAACCTGGAGCTTGATATCGATACGCTCGCTGAACTGTCCGGTGAACTCGGATCGGATATCCCCTTCTGTGTGTACGGGGGAACGGCCCTGGCCTCAGGAAGAGGAGAGAGGATAGAGCATCTGCCCAAACCGCCGAATGCCTGGGTGGTGCTGGCAAAGCCCAAGGTGAATGTCTCGACGAAGACGATCTACCAGGCACTGGAGCCCGGCAGGAATGTCCCGGCTTCCCCAAAGATGGTCGAAGCGATAGGGAACCGGGATTACCCGTTGATGATGCAGGTGATGAAGAACGATCTGCAGGAAGTGACCATGAAGAAGTACCCGGATGTCAGGAAACTGATCGATACGATGCTCAGCAATGGTGCAGACGGTGCCATGATGAGCGGCAGTGGTCCGACGGTCTTCGGGTTTGCGCATAAGGAGAGGCAGGCCACCCATCTCTACAACGCAATAAAGGGATGCTGTAACGAAGTTTATAAAGTGAGATTGCTCGGATGA